From Thermogemmatispora onikobensis, a single genomic window includes:
- the cbiQ gene encoding cobalt ECF transporter T component CbiQ: protein MSSRTGGQPGEPTQAGASPERLPLSRQERRQLRRQLGWVEQTLAGVTEAIERAVFTEEHARRPGWLQGLDPRIKLGMFIVTVLVASLSHSLLTLLLLYGVLLLMARVSLLPFDFFVRRVWLGIPFFAGVVILPSIFFTSGGPRLFELDLGPLHLGPTVASLLGAAVFVMRVGDAVSLAVLLILTTRWADLLKSLQVLHVPQIFILLLSMTYRYIFLFLHTVNGFFEARKSRTVGFTSGGEQRAWIVTALVTLMNRSFQMSNEVYAAMCARGFTGTIRTYSDYRLRSGDILALLGAALLAIGLFFLGRVLL, encoded by the coding sequence ATGAGTTCGAGAACGGGCGGCCAGCCAGGGGAGCCGACCCAGGCTGGCGCCAGCCCTGAGCGTCTGCCTCTCTCGCGTCAGGAGCGGCGTCAGCTACGTCGTCAGCTTGGCTGGGTGGAGCAGACGCTGGCCGGGGTGACGGAGGCTATTGAGCGTGCGGTCTTTACAGAGGAGCACGCGCGCCGTCCAGGCTGGCTGCAGGGCCTTGATCCGCGGATCAAGCTCGGGATGTTCATTGTGACGGTGCTGGTCGCCAGTCTCTCTCATTCGCTTCTGACTCTGCTGCTGCTGTATGGTGTGCTCTTGCTGATGGCGCGAGTCAGTCTCTTGCCCTTTGATTTCTTTGTGCGTCGGGTCTGGCTGGGCATTCCCTTTTTTGCAGGCGTTGTCATCCTGCCTTCAATCTTCTTCACCAGCGGTGGGCCGCGCCTCTTTGAGCTGGACCTGGGGCCGTTGCACCTGGGTCCGACCGTGGCCAGTCTGCTGGGGGCTGCCGTCTTTGTCATGCGCGTGGGTGATGCCGTCTCGCTGGCCGTTCTCTTGATTCTGACGACGCGCTGGGCTGATCTTCTCAAAAGCCTGCAGGTCTTACATGTGCCCCAGATCTTTATTCTACTGCTCTCGATGACCTACCGCTATATTTTTCTCTTTTTGCACACGGTCAACGGCTTCTTCGAGGCCCGCAAGAGCCGCACAGTGGGCTTCACCAGCGGCGGAGAGCAGCGGGCCTGGATTGTGACCGCCCTGGTGACCTTGATGAATCGCTCCTTCCAGATGAGCAATGAGGTCTATGCTGCCATGTGTGCGCGCGGCTTCACGGGGACGATTCGCACCTATAGCGATTATCGCCTGCGGAGTGGGGATATCTTGGCGCTGCTGGGCGCGGCGCTGCTGGCGATTGGTCTCTTTTTCTTAGGGAGGGTGCTGCTATGA
- the cbiM gene encoding cobalt transporter CbiM, protein MHIPDGYLSPVFSLGSGIVTVPAWGVATHKMRDVLNRRTVPLMAIFSALSFTIMMFNVPVPGGTTAHGVGGTLIAIVLGPWAAMLCVSVALIIQALFFGDGGILAIFVNCLNMGVILPFVGYYAYRLIAGRSPVLSTRRIWAAAIGSYVGITAAALAVGIELGLQPVLFQQNGHPLYSPYPLGVAIPAMLLSHAFGASLVEALITALGFAYIQKHHPALLTALREVVSGGDVPVGEVQALPLWRIFALAVPLALVLLFVAGLITGGGRLDHLFGADWSQVSWPDVGIMLLIVLGIAVVLLPLTWVVLPARLKRVGTFFMALAIFAPLGLIAPGFAFGEGSPEDVQKAFGYIPQGLRDLNGLWNAPLSGYTINADFFTASNAPLWHAALGYEISGIIGILLLVLVVSGLMLLIRRLTGRGGGEAAVGGKPVQPREEAL, encoded by the coding sequence ATGCACATACCCGACGGTTATCTCTCGCCTGTCTTCTCCCTGGGCTCTGGCATCGTGACCGTTCCTGCCTGGGGGGTGGCCACTCATAAGATGCGCGATGTGCTCAATCGGCGGACCGTGCCGCTGATGGCCATCTTTTCGGCCCTCTCCTTCACCATCATGATGTTTAATGTGCCCGTGCCTGGAGGGACGACGGCCCACGGGGTCGGTGGTACCTTGATCGCTATTGTGCTTGGTCCCTGGGCGGCCATGCTCTGCGTGAGTGTGGCCCTGATTATTCAGGCGCTTTTCTTCGGTGATGGGGGCATTCTTGCTATTTTCGTCAATTGTTTGAATATGGGCGTCATCCTGCCCTTTGTTGGTTACTATGCCTATCGCTTGATCGCTGGTCGCTCGCCGGTGCTGTCAACGCGGCGCATTTGGGCGGCGGCCATCGGCTCCTACGTCGGGATTACGGCGGCGGCTCTGGCTGTTGGCATCGAGCTGGGGCTGCAGCCAGTGCTCTTTCAGCAGAATGGGCACCCGCTCTATAGTCCTTATCCGCTGGGCGTGGCCATTCCCGCGATGCTGCTCTCGCATGCCTTTGGGGCCTCGCTGGTCGAAGCGCTGATTACGGCCCTTGGCTTTGCCTACATCCAGAAGCATCATCCGGCCCTGCTCACAGCGCTGCGCGAGGTAGTGAGCGGCGGCGATGTCCCCGTCGGCGAGGTGCAGGCGCTGCCGCTCTGGCGCATCTTCGCGCTGGCGGTGCCTCTGGCGCTCGTCCTGCTCTTTGTTGCTGGTCTGATTACCGGTGGGGGACGTCTAGACCATCTCTTTGGGGCGGATTGGTCGCAGGTGAGCTGGCCGGACGTCGGCATCATGCTTCTGATTGTGCTGGGCATCGCGGTAGTGCTCTTGCCTTTGACCTGGGTGGTATTGCCGGCGCGCCTGAAACGAGTGGGGACCTTCTTCATGGCCCTGGCCATTTTCGCGCCGCTGGGTCTGATCGCGCCCGGTTTCGCCTTTGGGGAAGGCAGCCCCGAGGATGTGCAGAAGGCTTTCGGCTACATTCCCCAGGGGCTGCGCGATCTCAATGGTCTGTGGAATGCGCCCTTGAGTGGCTACACTATCAATGCTGACTTCTTTACGGCGTCGAATGCTCCCTTGTGGCATGCTGCTCTGGGCTATGAGATCAGCGGCATTATCGGGATTCTCCTGCTGGTGCTGGTGGTCTCGGGCTTGATGCTGCTGATACGCCGCCTGACTGGCCGTGGTGGAGGTGAAGCAGCAGTCGGCGGAAAGCCAGTGCAGCCGCGTGAGGAGGCGCTATGA
- a CDS encoding cellulose binding domain-containing protein has translation MKPSFFSRSRLWPQQGRWWVGALLLGVLLLSLLGGVLGAAPSSHAQATPAGLVLEYADANTSATSNTPRPHFEIVNNTSSNVALSSLTIRYWYTQDGSQSQQFWCDYAAVGCSNLSGTFVALSASTATADAYLQVGFSSAAGSVGPGGNSGEIQVRFNKSDWSNYNQVNDYSWSATQTSYAPWSQVTLYLNGQLVWGTEPGGASPTPTPTPSPAPTSVSTLTPTPGAGGGGSASGGWRTSGTKILAPNGSQFIISGINWYGFETPDSVAHGLWSYDISTILNLVKSYGYNTLRIPFSNQMWESDPIPQNDVGCPSCVGLHARDILAKIINYAGSIGLHVILDDHRSEAGESAEQSGLWYTSAYPESSWINDWVSVQRWVHGLPQTMGATDTVTVNYLASDGWPIVLGYDLRNEPHVEGTYPNQYASGAQWGTGDGIDPASNPNPNPFALSCVATSSCHDWRLAAERAADTLLGDAQTHGWSYPLIFVEGVSAYPTSSGTQANGPYSSTWWGGSLQGVNGNSKNPGAPIVLNAGGSASSLGPAVNNQVVYSAHEYGPALYPQSWFNSNTCYKSGCSGSSLVDVWTSNWAYIATPNGINPSWPGHSGYPWNNTGAQPYSSAPVWIGEFGTGNSASDLVSSAAGSQGQWFTDLINFIKSSYGSGGSGVAVSNLNWTYWALNGEDSYGLLNGQYTGLGNASKEYSFLCFVETGPLAVPTGSGSGQCGSTGALPAPQ, from the coding sequence ATGAAGCCATCCTTCTTTTCGCGCTCGCGTCTGTGGCCTCAGCAAGGACGCTGGTGGGTCGGGGCGCTCCTGCTCGGGGTGCTGCTGCTCAGCTTGCTGGGGGGGGTCTTGGGAGCAGCTCCCAGCAGTCATGCGCAGGCAACGCCTGCCGGGCTGGTTCTTGAGTATGCCGATGCCAATACCAGTGCCACCAGTAATACGCCTCGCCCTCACTTTGAGATCGTCAACAATACCAGCTCCAATGTTGCCCTCAGTAGCCTGACCATCCGCTATTGGTATACGCAGGACGGCAGCCAGTCGCAGCAATTCTGGTGTGACTATGCGGCGGTTGGTTGCAGCAATCTCTCTGGCACCTTTGTGGCGCTGAGCGCTTCCACTGCCACCGCTGACGCCTATCTTCAGGTCGGTTTCAGCAGCGCGGCGGGGAGTGTTGGGCCCGGTGGCAATAGCGGTGAGATCCAGGTGCGCTTCAACAAGAGCGACTGGAGCAACTATAATCAGGTCAACGACTATTCGTGGAGCGCGACGCAGACGAGCTATGCCCCGTGGAGCCAGGTGACGCTCTATCTCAACGGACAACTGGTTTGGGGCACGGAGCCCGGGGGAGCCAGTCCCACGCCGACGCCGACGCCCTCGCCTGCTCCGACGAGCGTGTCGACGCTAACCCCCACGCCGGGCGCAGGTGGTGGTGGCAGTGCCAGTGGCGGCTGGAGGACCAGCGGCACGAAGATCCTGGCACCCAATGGCAGCCAGTTCATCATTAGTGGTATCAACTGGTATGGCTTCGAGACTCCCGATTCTGTGGCGCATGGTCTGTGGTCATACGATATCTCGACGATTCTCAACCTGGTCAAGAGCTATGGCTACAATACGCTGCGCATCCCCTTCTCTAATCAGATGTGGGAGTCTGATCCAATACCGCAGAATGACGTGGGCTGTCCGTCGTGTGTGGGGCTGCACGCGCGTGATATTCTGGCCAAGATCATCAACTATGCTGGCTCTATTGGCCTGCATGTGATCCTGGATGACCACCGCTCGGAGGCGGGCGAGTCCGCCGAGCAGAGCGGCCTGTGGTATACCTCGGCCTATCCCGAGAGCAGTTGGATCAACGACTGGGTGAGTGTGCAGCGCTGGGTGCATGGTCTTCCCCAGACGATGGGAGCGACGGATACGGTCACGGTGAATTATCTGGCCTCCGATGGGTGGCCGATTGTCCTGGGCTATGACCTGCGCAATGAGCCGCATGTGGAGGGGACCTATCCCAATCAGTACGCCAGCGGGGCTCAATGGGGCACGGGCGATGGCATTGATCCGGCCAGCAATCCGAATCCGAATCCCTTTGCGCTGTCCTGCGTGGCGACCTCATCCTGCCACGATTGGCGCCTGGCGGCGGAGCGCGCTGCCGATACCTTGCTCGGCGATGCTCAGACCCACGGCTGGAGCTATCCTTTGATCTTTGTCGAGGGGGTCTCGGCCTATCCGACGTCCTCGGGAACGCAGGCGAACGGCCCCTACTCCAGCACCTGGTGGGGCGGCAGCCTGCAGGGGGTCAATGGCAATAGCAAGAATCCGGGTGCGCCAATCGTGCTCAACGCCGGCGGCAGCGCCAGCAGCCTGGGGCCGGCGGTCAATAATCAGGTCGTCTACTCGGCGCACGAGTATGGTCCAGCGCTCTATCCGCAGAGCTGGTTCAACAGTAACACCTGCTATAAGAGCGGCTGCTCTGGCTCCAGCCTGGTGGATGTCTGGACGAGCAATTGGGCTTATATTGCGACGCCGAACGGGATCAATCCGAGCTGGCCTGGCCATAGCGGCTATCCCTGGAACAATACAGGCGCCCAGCCCTATAGCTCGGCTCCGGTCTGGATCGGCGAGTTTGGCACTGGCAACAGCGCCAGCGATCTGGTCTCTAGCGCCGCAGGCTCGCAGGGCCAGTGGTTCACGGACCTGATCAACTTCATCAAGAGCAGCTATGGCTCCGGGGGCTCGGGCGTGGCTGTGAGCAATCTGAACTGGACCTACTGGGCCCTGAATGGCGAGGATAGCTACGGCTTGCTCAATGGCCAGTACACCGGCCTGGGCAATGCAAGCAAGGAATATAGCTTCCTCTGTTTTGTCGAGACCGGCCCGCTGGCGGTTCCCACTGGCAGCGGGAGCGGCCAGTGTGGCTCGACAGGCGCCCTGCCTGCTCCTCAGTGA
- a CDS encoding cellulase family glycosylhydrolase: MATPSVCRWPRLRYAALSLLLVLASFSLATYLGVRSQALRVHAAPSVTGLHVSGNQLLNGQNQVVRALGVDRSGAEYMCRSSTATTVFDGPVDTSAINAMLSWDINAVRIPLNEDCWLGINGYPAAQYSAATYQQQVINFVNTLTSDNLIVILDLHWNAPGSQQASGQQPMPDLDHAPAFWTSVANAFKNNSSVIFDLYNEPYTSSWACWRDGSTAANASPCSDVGFAVAGMQTLINTVRATGATNVIMLGGLAYSNNLSQWLQYKPTDPLNNLVASFHLYNFNACSSTSCWDSQVAPVAAQVPVIAGEIGENDCAHGFIDTAMAWFDQHGIGYLGWAWDTYDCSSFPALISNYNGTPTAYGQGLHDHLIALANSGGGSTPTPTPSPTPTRAPSPTPSPTPRPTVTPTATPSPTPSPTPGAGASCQVHYSVVGQWPGGFQASISITNTGSSPINGWTLRFSFAAGQQITQLWNGSYTQQGAQVTITNASYNAQIPAGGALSSPPGFLASWTGSNPAPTSFSLNGVSCSVV; the protein is encoded by the coding sequence ATGGCCACACCATCCGTGTGTCGCTGGCCTCGGCTGAGGTATGCGGCGCTCTCTCTCCTGCTCGTTCTGGCGTCCTTCTCCCTAGCCACCTATCTAGGGGTCAGATCGCAGGCTTTACGTGTTCATGCGGCGCCGTCGGTGACGGGGCTGCACGTCTCTGGTAATCAATTGCTCAACGGGCAGAACCAGGTTGTTCGAGCGCTTGGGGTTGATCGTTCTGGTGCAGAGTACATGTGTCGCAGCAGCACCGCCACCACCGTTTTCGACGGGCCGGTCGACACCAGTGCCATCAATGCCATGCTGAGCTGGGATATCAACGCGGTGCGTATCCCCTTGAACGAGGACTGCTGGCTTGGCATCAACGGCTATCCTGCTGCCCAGTACTCAGCTGCCACCTATCAGCAGCAGGTTATCAACTTTGTTAATACATTGACATCTGACAATCTCATTGTCATTCTCGACCTGCACTGGAACGCGCCGGGCAGCCAGCAGGCCAGCGGGCAGCAGCCGATGCCCGATCTGGATCACGCGCCGGCCTTCTGGACTTCGGTAGCCAATGCCTTCAAGAACAACAGTTCCGTGATCTTTGACCTCTACAATGAGCCATACACCAGCAGTTGGGCCTGTTGGCGTGACGGCAGCACGGCGGCCAACGCCAGCCCTTGTAGCGACGTTGGTTTTGCCGTAGCTGGCATGCAGACCCTGATCAACACGGTGCGGGCCACGGGGGCCACCAATGTGATCATGCTAGGAGGTCTGGCTTACTCTAACAACCTCTCGCAGTGGCTGCAGTACAAGCCCACGGACCCGCTCAACAATCTGGTGGCCTCTTTCCACCTGTATAATTTCAACGCTTGTAGCAGCACAAGCTGCTGGGACTCCCAGGTTGCGCCGGTGGCAGCCCAGGTGCCGGTCATTGCGGGTGAGATCGGCGAGAACGACTGTGCACATGGCTTTATTGACACAGCGATGGCCTGGTTTGACCAGCATGGCATTGGCTATCTGGGCTGGGCCTGGGACACCTACGATTGCAGCTCGTTCCCTGCCCTGATCAGCAATTACAATGGCACGCCCACGGCCTATGGGCAGGGGCTACACGATCACCTGATTGCCCTGGCCAACAGCGGCGGTGGCAGCACGCCGACGCCGACGCCGTCTCCCACGCCAACCAGGGCGCCGTCGCCGACGCCATCGCCGACGCCGCGTCCGACAGTGACTCCGACGGCTACCCCATCACCGACGCCGTCTCCCACGCCAGGTGCTGGCGCTTCATGTCAAGTGCACTATAGTGTGGTGGGTCAATGGCCAGGCGGCTTCCAGGCCAGTATTAGCATTACCAATACGGGCAGTAGTCCTATCAACGGCTGGACCTTGCGTTTCAGCTTCGCGGCTGGTCAGCAGATTACCCAGCTCTGGAACGGGAGCTACACGCAACAAGGGGCGCAGGTGACGATCACCAACGCCTCCTACAACGCCCAGATCCCGGCGGGCGGTGCGCTTAGCTCTCCACCGGGTTTCCTGGCCAGCTGGACCGGCAGCAATCCAGCGCCGACAAGTTTCTCACTCAATGGCGTCAGCTGCAGCGTCGTCTGA